CGCATACGTCACCCAGATCTATGCTCGTGCCCGGGTACACGAACACCGGTACGTCGGCTAGCTCCGCATAATACTCGATGTCTTCACGGATTTCGGCCGGACAGTTCGCCGCTACGATCACTAGCTTGGGCTTTCCTAGCTTCAGCAGCTTGATGGTCTGGTTGGATCCTAACACGACGTCTCCAGTCTCGACAGCCATTCGGATCTGACGCTCAATCTCCTGCAGCTCCACCAAGTTACAACACCCCGGAATGAGAACTAGCTCTTACTCTCGATGGTGTACAACGAGTCATTCCTCCCCGCTCACGTTTCACCCCGCGCGGCACGGTTTCCCCATAAAAGCCTTACTCCTTGACCTGGTCTACTCAAGAGCTCATTTCGAGAAACAGGAAACGCTCCTCAAACATCTGTATACGAAGATACGCGGGCTAACAGCTATGAAGCACTACCGAACTCCTCGTGTCGAAGTACCTGGACTGATCCTTCGAAACGCCCCTGTCCCTACGCGTGCTCACTGTCACGACGGTTCAGCGGCGGAGCTGTGGCCACGTTCACTTACCGGGGCGAAAACACCGCGAACATGTACTGTGAAACCGGGACGGTGGCGGACTTCGGACGGGCTCGGGTACCGGGGTCCTCCACGAGCACTTACCGGCGTCCAATGCAGATAGCGGGTGTGATGAGTTCCGTGAGGTTATGGTGAGGAAAGGGGGTTATGTTCAACTCTCTTCTTCCTCTCCTTCCCTGAACTTGGAATAATCCACTGTGAGTTCCACCGTACCGGTACCCACAGGTACCGGTTTACCCACGATGATGTTCTCGAGCACTCCGCGTAGCTCCTCGACGTCGCCCGACGTCGCCGTCTCGGTGAGGACCCTCGATACGTACTCGAAGGCGGCTTTCGTGATCGGGCTACCCTTCAGCTCCATCACCGAGTAACCGCCGACGGACCGTACGCTACGCAGCTCGCCCCAGAATGACATCATGTCGCTGATGAGCATGAAGTGGCGTAGGTCTACGGAGATCCCCTGGCTTTCATACACCTCTTCGAGCTGTTCTATGATCGCGTTCCTCCCGGCTTCCACCCCGAGAATCACGTCCACGATCTTCGGGTCGTTGGTGTTCACCCGCGTAGCGTCTACTTCGTCTAGCTGCATCAGCTGCAGCATCAGGTAGGCGCGCTTCGCCACCTTGCTATTCCTAGCGCGCTGGGAGATCCACCTAGGAGGCCGTTCCGGGGCTCCCTCCGGACTACCTCTGACCAGTATGTAGTACTCATCCTCGTCCTCGTCGTACTGAACTGAGGCATGGAGTACTCCTTCGATCCCCTTAACTACGGCCTCGCGTAGGTCGTTCGCGATCTCGGCCAACTCCGATGTCGACTCCACATCCGCGAGCGTCACCTTGAGGACATCTCCATCGAGGTGACACGCCCCGCCTGTGTGCTCACGGACAAAGGCGACGAGTTGGTCCTCGTCGATCCCGTGTTCTTCAATCCGCTCCTCATCCAGACCGATCTCGATGGCGCACTCGTCCGGGTTCACCTCTATGTACTCCGTAAGCTCCTCGAACCGCGTCTCCTCGATCTTCCGTGCCACTCCTTCGGCTTTCTCCCGATCGCTACGGTACGGTTCCTTGAGCCTTAGCTCGATGACCCACGTCGGGGGACCGTGATAGGGAAGAGAAAGGACACGCTCCAACGCCGGCATACCGGTGGTGATATCGATCTCCGCCACACCGGCCAAGTGGAACGTACGCATGGTCATCTGCGTTGCCGGCTCACACATCGACTGAGCCGCCAGGACGCCCACTGCGTCTCCTCGTTCGATCTGCCGGCACTTGTAGTTGCGTACGAGTGCCCGGAGGATCTTCCGCACGGTTTCTTCGTCCGCATCCTTGAGCCCTTCGTCCTCCGACACCTTCTCGACTATCTCTCGGTGTACCGAGTCCGGGAGCTCCACGTCCTCCTCCTTACAGACCTCTTCGAGCAGCTCTTCCACGTTCATCCTCGCCTCACCCTACTCTTCTTCCTCTTCTTCCAGTACCACTTCCTTCACTACCTCCAGCGCCTTCCCGACGTCTAGATTCAAGCCCCACTTCTTGGCGGGATCGATGCCGTCTTCACCGTACGTCAGCTGGATGACGTTGTTGGCGCTGTCGCGCACGCGCCCTTCTGAGTCCACGATCAGGTCCAGAGCGGTAGTCACATAGCGTCGGTGTAGATAGCCCGAGTCCGCCGTTCTGAAGCCCTTGTCTATGAGTCCCTCCCGACCGCTCATCGCGTGTAGGAAATATTCGACCATGTCAAGACCTTCGAAGAAGCCGGAACGGACGAATCCTCCCTCCTTCACACCCGGGATGAGGCTCTTCTCGAAGTGCGGTGTAACGCGATCCGTGTACGAGTAGTTCACGATCTTCTCCATGATGTGCTCCGTGTTGTGCTTCGCCCGATGTGGACGCTCACCCATCACGGCCTGCTGACCGCCGATCAGGGCCATCCTCGCGATGTTAGTGATACTTCCACGCGCACCTGACTCCGGCATGATGTACGCCGGGTTGAACAGGTCACGGTGCTTCTCCAGTAGTCTCTCGGTTTCCACTCGCGGCTGGTTTAGGATGGCCATGACTTCACTCTCGACATTTCTCTCTAACATCTCGCCGCGCTCGATCCGGCTCCGGTTGCAGGTCTCGTACTCCTCGAGCTCCCGGAGTCTCCGCTCGCCCCGCTCGATGATCTCCTTCGCCTCCTTAGCAGCTTCGTCGCACAGCCGCTCCACCTTGTCCCGGAACCTCTCGTAGATATCCTCGAACTCGTCTATACCTAGCGTGAACCCGTATCTCGTCACGAACCGGAGACCGAGTCGACCGATCTTATCCATTATCCTCAGTGTGATCTCAGCGGCCTCGAACCACGGGTACGACTCACCCTTCGCTATCTTCCTAGTCGCGTAACGGTGGACGATCTCGGTCATGATACCGTGGACGGTCTTCTCGTCCAGGAACCCACGCACGATGCGCCCCTTCTCAATCACTACTTTACCGTGCTCCTCGTCGTCCGGACAGACAGCATTCTCCAGCTCCACTCCGTCCATCCAGTCCGGCAGGAAAACACTCAGCAGCTGTCGTCCGGTTACGAGCGGCTCACCTTTCCTGGGCTGCCCGCAAACGAACTCTAGCTCGTGTATCTCCTCCTCAAACCCGCGCCGGTACTTCGCCTCTGGCTTTAGCTTCACCTCCGTGGGCTTGAACCAGTCACCCTCCTTCTTCACCTCTTCCAGGAGCTGGTAGGCCTCCCTTAGCGGTATCCACGCCCTCGACAGCAGGTGGATACCGACGATCGCCTCGTGGATGGGACTGTTACGGACGTCCTCGTGCCCGTTCTTAGGTGGCCATAGGTGGTACACGTAGCAACCCATCAACTCTCTGACCTCGGCTCGGGCCTCCTCGGACTGTGGCACGTGCAGGTTCATCTCGTCGCCGTCGAAATCCGCGTTGAACCCCACCCCCATATAACACGCCGCTGGAAGTCTGAACGTCCTGCCGGGCATCACCTTCACGCGGAAGCCGAGCTCCGACTGGATGTGCAGCGTCGGTTGTCGGTTGAACATCACTGGATCTCCGTCCATTAGGTGGCGCTCGACGACGTCTCCAGGCTCTAACTCTTCCGCGAGCTTCTCCTTGTTTTCATCAGTAACTCTGATCCGGCTCCCATCCCGCTTGACCACATAGTTGGCTCCCGGGTGCTTGTTCGGACCGTTGAGTACCAACTTCCGGAGTCTGTCGATGTTCCACTCGGTGACCCGCTCCGGGACTGTGAGCTCCTTGGCGATGGCTTCGGGAACACCCAGTGTAAACGGATCGAGCTCAGGATCTGGTGTGATGACGGATCTAGCCGAGAAGTTGACACGTTTACCTGCCAGATTCTGCCTGAACCGACCTTCCTTACCCTTCAATCGCTGCACAATACCCTTCAGCGGCTTGCCGCCGGTCCGGTGCCTGGCGACTGGTACTCCTCCGATCTCGTTATCGATGTACGTGGTAACGTGATACTGTAGCAGATCCCATTGGTCCTCGATAATCGGCTCGGGGGCACCCGCCTCGAGTGACTCCTTCAGCCTAAGGTTTACCCGGACGATATCCACGAGCTTATGCGTCAGGTCGTCCTCGGCACGTTCGCCAGTTTCCAGGATGATCGAAGGCCTCATGGTCACAGGCGGTACCGGCAGGACAGTCAGGACTGCCCACTCCGGTCTAGCCCGTTCCGGATGGAAACCGAGGATTTCGACGTCCCCATCCGGGATCTTCTCTAGCCACGCTCGTATGTCTACGGGCCACAGCCGTTCGTCGTCCATCATGATCGTCGTGGGTTTCTGATACGTGATCTTCCTGGACTCGGCGCCGCAGTGCGGGCACGATTCACGCTTTTCGGCCCGGTCTACCACCTCCGCCGCAACCGACTTGACGGGCCTGATCCCCTCCCTGACCTCCCGGAGGTAACTTTCGATCTCGTCCTCCGGTAGCTTAACCCTCCCACACTCCGGGCATGTGGCCCGCAGTACGTCCTTAATCCTCTCCGCGTACCTGGGGTGCAGGACCGGGCGGGCGAGTTCTATATGACCGAAATGACCTGGGCAGCGACCGGCCGGCTGACCGCACGTCCGACACCTGAGGCCGGGATCGATGACGCCCATCCTGGTGTCCATCACGCCTCCCTCGATCGGGTACCCGTCCTCGTCGTACGTCTCCGGGCTCGTTACCTCGACCTTGGACATCTTACGGATTTTGTCGGGCGGTAGAATTCCGAACAGGATGCGCTTCACGTACTTGGGTGGATCTTGAACTCGAGGTCCTTCCACATGGGTCATTCCTCCTCACCCTCCTCCCGTTCGGACAGCGAGCCGACCTCCAGCACGGCGTCCATGCAGAACGACTTCAGCTCGTCGAGTAGTATTTTGAACGCGTACGACATCTCGACGCGGTCGGCCCGCACCTCGCCGCATATTGGACAGATCGTCTTGCCCGTCGCGGCGTGCACGTAGCACAGCTCGCCGCAGTTTGGGCAGATATACGCCTCGTACTTGTCGGACTCGTCGAGCAGTCTCTCTTTCAGGAACAATGAGGTGCCCCAAGCCACGAGGTCATCGCGCTCCATCTCTCCGAATCTGAGACCACCCTCTCGGGCCCTTCCTTCCGTCGGCTGCCTAGTGAGTACCTGCACCGGACCGCGCGATCTCGCGTGGTACTTGTCCTTCACCATGTGATACAGCTTCCGGTACAGACACACCCCGATGAAGACCTCTGCCTCGAGCTTCTGTCCAGTACGACCGTCGTACATTACCTCCTTGCCGGTGGGCTCGAACCCCAACTCTCGGAGCATCTTCTTGATTTCCTCGTAAGCCTCCTTCGGGTTCGAGGTGAACGCGGAACCGTCGATCCTCTTCCCGCTCAGTGCAGCCGCCTTACCCGCGAGCGTCTCCAGGATATGTGCCATGGTCTCACGTGACGGTAGCGCGTGCGGGTTGAGTATCAGGTCCGGCGTGATTCCGTCCTCGGTGAACGGCATGTCCTCCTCCGGGACGATCATCCCGATGACTCCTTTCTGACCGTGCCGTGAGGAGAACTTGTCACCTAGTTCCGGTACCCGTTCGTCCCTGATCCTCACCTTTACCAGCTTGTGCCCGTCGCTGGTCTCGGTGATAATCACAGAGTCTACGATACCGGAGTCGGTGTGCCGGATGGCCGTGGAGGACTCACGCCGTTCCTCGGCTGGTAATTCCTCCGGTCGGAACTCCTCGAGGAAGCGCGGCGGGCTCGTCTTTCCGATGATCACGTCGCGACCCTCGACGCGCTCCCCTACCTCAGCTAATCCATCCTCTCCCAAGTGCTTGTACGCGTCCTCGGACCGGTATCCTCGCACTTCCTTCTCCGGGATGCAGAACTTGTCTTTCATCCCACCCGGATACGTCCGTGCTTCGTCCTCGAACGTCTTGAAGAAGAACGACCTCGCTAGACCGCGCTCGATCGCGGATTTGTTCATGATGATGGCGTCCTCCATGTTGTAACCCTCGTACGTAAGCACGGCGACAATCATGTTCTGACCGGCCGGCCGCTCGTCGTAGTCGAAAGCTTCCGTGCCCCTGGTCTTCACGAGCGGTCGGTGCGGGTAGTACAGCAGGTGACCTCGGGACTCCATCCGGAGTGGGTGGTTCGCGGCGTAGAAGCCCAGCGCCTGCCGTGTCATATTCGTACCCATCGTGTTACGCGGCGCCGAGTTAGACTCCGGCCATGGGATACAGCTGCAGCACGTCCCGAATATCGCGGCCGGATCCAATTCCACGTGCGTGTACTTCTTCCGCTCCTCCTTAGGCATCGAGTAGAACTCCTCCAGAGACTGAGCGATGAGCGCGTTCTCCTCCTCTTCGGCGTCCAAGAACTCGATGACGCCTTCCTCCTCTAGGTCCTTCCACGAGATTTCTCCTTCTCGGAGCTTCTCCAGGTGCTCCTCAGTGAGCTTGACCTCGCCGTCTTCCACCACCAGTAGCGGACGGACCACGCGTCCACGGTCACAGTTTACGTGCACCTCGTTCAGGTCCTCGTGGTAGGCGATGTTAACCCTCGGATGCAATACACCTTCCCGTCGCAACTCCCGGACTTTCTCCACGAACTCCTCCGGGTCCTCCACGTATCCGATCAGTCGTCCATTTAGGTACACCTGGGTCATCTCTTCCTCGCGTTCGGGGCCCTTGAGAACGTGCTCAACGGCCTTATCCACACGGGTCTCCACGTCGTCCCGCACGCCACCCTCCTCGTTCGACACGGGTTCGGGATCCCCCTTACTCGGTTTCGAGCCCGATTTCCTCCAAGATCTCGATCACCTCATCCTCATCCGCGTCTTCATGGACGACCTCGGCGTACAGGGCCAGGTTTTTGATCGCACCACAATTGGCTCCCTCTGGGGTCTCGTTCGGGCACAACCGACCCATGTGTGTCGGGTGCAGGTAACGGGCCTCCTTCGGGATCGACCACTTACCCACACCTAGCTCCGTAGCGGCTCTGATCCTCCGCAGGTGCGACATGGTGGACATCCAGGTATGTCGTTCGAGAATCTGTGAGACTCCGGTTCTTGGCCGGTAGTGGCCCGTCCTCCAGGTGCCGGTCGACATACAGCTGCGGATGTGGTCCGTGACCTTGTCCGGACGCACGATGTACCGGATGGTGGGCTCGCGACCCCGGGAGTACGCGCGTTCGAACTGGTACCTCATCTCGCGGGCCAGCTGCTGGAACGCGTATTCGTAAGCCTCGTACAGGAGGTCTCCCGCCAGCTTGATCCGTTTGTTCGCGTAGTGGTCGCGGTCGCGTACGCTCTTCACCTTGACCTTCCGGTACTTCAGCTCTAGCACCTCACGTACCATCTTGAGTACTTCGTCGGCTTTCTTCCGGAAGACCTCCTTCAGCTTCTCATCGTCGTCCAGGTCGTCGACCTCGGCGATGTGCGGTAGGAAGTATTTAGCCAGTACCTCCTTACCCCGCTGGATCCTCTCCTTACGACTCTCGTCCGGTCTCGACAACCTGCCGATGTACTCCAGTGCGTCCTCTTGACTGCCGATCTCCTCCTTCACGAGTACTCTCATCTGCTCCGCCATGATCGTGGCGAACTCGGGACCGACGCCCTCCATGATCTCCTCTTCGGTCAGCCCCAGCGCCCGCAGCAGGATCACCACTGGGAATTTCCGGTACACGGCCGGCATGTCAACGACCAAGTGACCTTTCCGGTCGATGACGTCTACGGGACCTCGGTACCGCTCACCCCGAGAGTATACCCGGGAGCGAACCTCATCCAGCACACCACGCTCCCTGATCTTCTCGTTCACCAACCGGTTCGGTGCGATATCTTCCAGGGACACCAACACGCGTTCCGACCCGTTGATGATGAAGTAACCGCCAGGGTCCTTCGGATCCTCGCCGACCTCGATCAGCTCCTCCTCCGACAGGTCGTAGGTGTTACATACCTTCGACCGGACCATTACAGGTAGCTCGCCGACGTAGACGCTGTCCCGCTCGACCTCCTCCCCGTCCTCGTACATCACGATCTCCGTGTACAGTGGCGCTGAGTAGAGCATGTTTCTCAGGCGAGCTTCCATGGGGTAGATCTTCCGGCGCGCGCCGTCTGGCTCTATCGAGGAGGGTTCTCCCACCTCAATCCTCTCGAACTCGATCCGATAGCTGGCTCCCTCCACCTCCGGTTCGATCGGTTCCATCTGCTCAATCAGCTGTTGTAGACCCTCGTCTATCAGCCAGTGATAAGACATGAAGTGATGGGCGATGAGAGGGTGTGTCTTTACATCACCAAGGAGTTCCTCGTTCCTACGTAAATAGCCTTCCAATAACGCCAGATAATCCTCCTCACTCAGAGACTTGACGGGCTCGGCCATCGGACTCCCCCTATTCGGGTGGGTTGATCACGACCCGGTACACCACGGTCTTACCGGCGGTCGGACTGTCCCGGACGATTTTGATCAGACTCCCAGGCTTGATCCGCTTGCCGAGTTTCTCGCTTAGCGCCACGACCACTGGGTCGTTCGTGTGGATCCTCGGCAAGTCGTCTTTCTCCACTCCGAGCTCCTCCAGTATCTTCTCGATCTCCTCCTCGTCGTCGATGACCTCGTGCTTCGGCACGAGCACGTGATTCAACACCACGTCCGGATCCAACCGCTCCGCCATGCTTCTTCCCCCACCCAAAGGGGCACGTTTCCACGCACAGACCGCAGTCCACACACGATGCCTCCGAGAACCCCAGGAAGATCTCCCGCACGGCGGCCACCGGCGGTATTATACAGTCCACCACGGGGCAGATCTCCCAGCAAGTTCCGCAGAGCTCGCAGTCCTCCCCCACGACCGCGCGTCCCTCTTCCAACCGCAGAGCCCCTTCCGGGCAGTGCTCTAAGCACAGACCGCACCCCGTACACCTGGACTCTCTGATCCACGGATATGGCATGAGGTGCTCCGCGACGCGCTGAACGAAGGCGATAGGACACAGCATCGAGGCCACATCGGAAGGCAACCGAGACACCTCGACGTCCTCACACAGCCTACAGGTCGCGCAGAAGGCCTCAACAGGCCCTTTCCGAATCTCCAGTGAACCAGCTGGACACATCGCGGCGCACTCACCGCAGGCTACGCATGCCCGGAACTTCAGGCCCGGCCGGAACTCACGGAAATCCCGATACAAAGTCAGATTACCCGGAGTACCGTTCTACTCGGGATTCACCGGCCCGGTTCTCTATCCTCCAAAGCTCGTCCGCGGCGTCCTCGAGCTCTTCGTCGTGGGTGACGACGATGGCCTGGCGTACGCGCCCCTCACCTAGCTCCAACTCTCTTAAGGCTTGCGCTAATCGCTCCCGGTGTTCCGCGTCCAAGTGCACCGTCGGTTCGTCTAACATTATGAATGGAGCGAAGCTCGATCCCACCATGGCGAGCGCCAGGCGCAGCGCCAGCCCGATTATAATTTTTTCCCCACCACTCATTCGGTCGGCCTCTATGAAATGACCACCTGGCACGGAGACACGTATCACGGCCCCGTCATCCTCGATCCTCAACGATCCATACCGGTCCGAGAGATCCTGCAAGATCTTCGAAGCCTCCCGCTCTACGGCGGGTAGCACCCTCTCTCTGGCGACGTCACGGGAATGTCTGAACACCTCCTTGCAGAGACTGAGCACCTCCACGACTCGCTCCAACCTCTCCTTGCGCTCCTTCGCCTCTCGGTACCTCCGCACCTGTTTCTCCAACTCTTTCTTACGTTTTTCCATCTCATTCAACCTTCCTCTGACCTCACTGAGTTCATCCCTGGCTCTTTCGTACTCCTTTTCCACCCTCTCGATCTCCTCTTCCAATCTATCCCGGGACCCGTATCGCCTCCGTAGCTCCTCCAGATCACGCTTCACTTTCTTCAACTTTTCCTCGGCGTCTTCGATCTCCTGTTCGATCCTCTCTAACCTCTTTCCGGCTTCTTTGGCCTTCTTCACCTTCTCTTCCAGATTACGGTAACGTTCGAGCTCCCTCTCCGCCTCTCGACGTCTCCGCTCCACGTCATCCTTCTTCTCTTCGAGGCTCCGTAACTCCCCTTCGACGTCTTCCAAATCGCTCGGCGTTCTTCCGATTACCTCTCTGAAACGGTCCAGTATACGTTCCAATTTACCTTCCAGTTGGAGAACCTTCTCGCGCCGACGCTCTCGGTCCTCCAGAAGACTTTCAGCTCTCACGGCCAGATCGCGCAACTCGGGTAGCAACTCGGGTAGTCGATCTCTTTTCACACCCAGATCGTGCGACAAGTTTGATAGTTCGCCTTTGATTTCCTCTGTCTTCTCCAACTCCCTTACTAGCTCCTCACGACGCTCCTCCCAACGACCCAGTTCCTCCTTTGTGCTCTCCAACTCCTTCTTCACCGATTCGAGCTTTTCCTCCAGTTTCCTCCGTTCCTTACGTAGATTTCCCTCACGTTCCCGAAGACGTTCGAGCTCCCTCTCCGCATCGTGCAGCAACTTCTCGGCCCGCTCTCGTGGCAGTTTCCTGAGGCAGACTGGACACTCGCCCTCGGCTTCCCTGAGACTCTCGATACGCTCCTGTAGTTCCTCTCTTTTCACCTCGATTTCCTTCAGCTCCTCTCGAATCTCGTCGAGACGCTCTTGGATTTTCTCATACTCGCTCCGCAGCGCTTCCTCCTGATCTTTCAACTCTTCCAACTCGTCGTGTATCTTCTCCAACTCCTCCCTGAGATCCTCCTCACTCTTAATGTCGCGTAACCGTTCCGAGACCTCCACGATCTCCTTTTTGAACTCCACCAGACTCTCCGGGTCGATCCCGGTCTCCTCCCTTAACTCCTTGAGCTCCCGTTCCACACTTTCCAGTTCCTTCTCGGCGGATTCCAACTTGTTCTTGACACTGCGGTAATCATCACTGAGGTTCCTCAGCTCCTCGATGCGTCTCCGTAGTTCCGCCTCCTCTTCCTCGAGCTCACGTATTTTGGACGGGATGTCACCCAGTCTCCGAAGCTCCCTTTCGGCTTCCCTCCCCTCTTCGACCTCCTTCCGTAGATCGTCACGTCTCTCCTCCAGGCTCCTGATCTTGTCTTCCAGTCGCCGTCGTTCGTGCTCCAGCTTTTCGAAATCATCCTTCGCCTCTCGCAGTTCGTCCAACCGCTCCTTCAGCTCCTCGACCTCGGGCTTCAACTCCTTCTCCTTCCGTTCCAGCTCTTCGAGCTCCCGCTTCACTTTCTCGAGCTCGTCCTCCGACCCTTTTAATTCCTGGACCCGCTCTCTGAAGTACTCGAGACTCCTCTCTGCCTCCCGGAGTAAGTCGTGTGCCCGATCACGGGCCTTCTTGAACTCCGCTAACCCGAGCGTCCTGTCGACGATCTTCTTCCTTTCCTCTCTCGTCGCTTCCACGAGCTTCGCGATCTCTCCCTGACCGATGTGCACTGCCTCCCGAAATACGTCCCGGTTCACTCCGCCCAACGCGTTCATGACCTCACGGTCGACGTCCTCAACACGCCCCGAGGCGATGACTTTCCACCCGTCGCCCTCATCCCTGTACAGTCTTGGGTTCCTCTGCCCACCGCCACGGTAGAACTCTCGTCGCACCCTGTACCGATACCCGTCCACTCCCCAGAACACGACCTCCACCACAGCCCTGCGCTCTCCTTCCCTTATTAGATGGTCGTAACTCCGGAACGTACGCGGGAAAAGCGCTAGAGTGATGGCCTCCAGTACAGTAGTCTTACCTGCGCCGTTCGGACCTACG
Above is a window of Methanopyrus sp. SNP6 DNA encoding:
- a CDS encoding AAA family ATPase, yielding MIERVRIENLRSHSSTEIEFREGINVLVGPNGAGKTTVLEAITLALFPRTFRSYDHLIREGERRAVVEVVFWGVDGYRYRVRREFYRGGGQRNPRLYRDEGDGWKVIASGRVEDVDREVMNALGGVNRDVFREAVHIGQGEIAKLVEATREERKKIVDRTLGLAEFKKARDRAHDLLREAERSLEYFRERVQELKGSEDELEKVKRELEELERKEKELKPEVEELKERLDELREAKDDFEKLEHERRRLEDKIRSLEERRDDLRKEVEEGREAERELRRLGDIPSKIRELEEEEAELRRRIEELRNLSDDYRSVKNKLESAEKELESVERELKELREETGIDPESLVEFKKEIVEVSERLRDIKSEEDLREELEKIHDELEELKDQEEALRSEYEKIQERLDEIREELKEIEVKREELQERIESLREAEGECPVCLRKLPRERAEKLLHDAERELERLREREGNLRKERRKLEEKLESVKKELESTKEELGRWEERREELVRELEKTEEIKGELSNLSHDLGVKRDRLPELLPELRDLAVRAESLLEDRERRREKVLQLEGKLERILDRFREVIGRTPSDLEDVEGELRSLEEKKDDVERRRREAERELERYRNLEEKVKKAKEAGKRLERIEQEIEDAEEKLKKVKRDLEELRRRYGSRDRLEEEIERVEKEYERARDELSEVRGRLNEMEKRKKELEKQVRRYREAKERKERLERVVEVLSLCKEVFRHSRDVARERVLPAVEREASKILQDLSDRYGSLRIEDDGAVIRVSVPGGHFIEADRMSGGEKIIIGLALRLALAMVGSSFAPFIMLDEPTVHLDAEHRERLAQALRELELGEGRVRQAIVVTHDEELEDAADELWRIENRAGESRVERYSG
- a CDS encoding DNA-directed RNA polymerase subunit B'' encodes the protein MAEPVKSLSEEDYLALLEGYLRRNEELLGDVKTHPLIAHHFMSYHWLIDEGLQQLIEQMEPIEPEVEGASYRIEFERIEVGEPSSIEPDGARRKIYPMEARLRNMLYSAPLYTEIVMYEDGEEVERDSVYVGELPVMVRSKVCNTYDLSEEELIEVGEDPKDPGGYFIINGSERVLVSLEDIAPNRLVNEKIRERGVLDEVRSRVYSRGERYRGPVDVIDRKGHLVVDMPAVYRKFPVVILLRALGLTEEEIMEGVGPEFATIMAEQMRVLVKEEIGSQEDALEYIGRLSRPDESRKERIQRGKEVLAKYFLPHIAEVDDLDDDEKLKEVFRKKADEVLKMVREVLELKYRKVKVKSVRDRDHYANKRIKLAGDLLYEAYEYAFQQLAREMRYQFERAYSRGREPTIRYIVRPDKVTDHIRSCMSTGTWRTGHYRPRTGVSQILERHTWMSTMSHLRRIRAATELGVGKWSIPKEARYLHPTHMGRLCPNETPEGANCGAIKNLALYAEVVHEDADEDEVIEILEEIGLETE
- a CDS encoding 50S ribosomal protein L30e, with the translated sequence MQEIERQIRMAVETGDVVLGSNQTIKLLKLGKPKLVIVAANCPAEIREDIEYYAELADVPVFVYPGTSIDLGDVCGRPHVVASMAVLDDGESDLIATVRKAMEEGAAPS
- a CDS encoding DNA-directed RNA polymerase subunit A', with product MTHVEGPRVQDPPKYVKRILFGILPPDKIRKMSKVEVTSPETYDEDGYPIEGGVMDTRMGVIDPGLRCRTCGQPAGRCPGHFGHIELARPVLHPRYAERIKDVLRATCPECGRVKLPEDEIESYLREVREGIRPVKSVAAEVVDRAEKRESCPHCGAESRKITYQKPTTIMMDDERLWPVDIRAWLEKIPDGDVEILGFHPERARPEWAVLTVLPVPPVTMRPSIILETGERAEDDLTHKLVDIVRVNLRLKESLEAGAPEPIIEDQWDLLQYHVTTYIDNEIGGVPVARHRTGGKPLKGIVQRLKGKEGRFRQNLAGKRVNFSARSVITPDPELDPFTLGVPEAIAKELTVPERVTEWNIDRLRKLVLNGPNKHPGANYVVKRDGSRIRVTDENKEKLAEELEPGDVVERHLMDGDPVMFNRQPTLHIQSELGFRVKVMPGRTFRLPAACYMGVGFNADFDGDEMNLHVPQSEEARAEVRELMGCYVYHLWPPKNGHEDVRNSPIHEAIVGIHLLSRAWIPLREAYQLLEEVKKEGDWFKPTEVKLKPEAKYRRGFEEEIHELEFVCGQPRKGEPLVTGRQLLSVFLPDWMDGVELENAVCPDDEEHGKVVIEKGRIVRGFLDEKTVHGIMTEIVHRYATRKIAKGESYPWFEAAEITLRIMDKIGRLGLRFVTRYGFTLGIDEFEDIYERFRDKVERLCDEAAKEAKEIIERGERRLRELEEYETCNRSRIERGEMLERNVESEVMAILNQPRVETERLLEKHRDLFNPAYIMPESGARGSITNIARMALIGGQQAVMGERPHRAKHNTEHIMEKIVNYSYTDRVTPHFEKSLIPGVKEGGFVRSGFFEGLDMVEYFLHAMSGREGLIDKGFRTADSGYLHRRYVTTALDLIVDSEGRVRDSANNVIQLTYGEDGIDPAKKWGLNLDVGKALEVVKEVVLEEEEEE
- a CDS encoding DNA-directed RNA polymerase subunit H; this encodes MAERLDPDVVLNHVLVPKHEVIDDEEEIEKILEELGVEKDDLPRIHTNDPVVVALSEKLGKRIKPGSLIKIVRDSPTAGKTVVYRVVINPPE
- the rpoB gene encoding DNA-directed RNA polymerase subunit B gives rise to the protein MTQVYLNGRLIGYVEDPEEFVEKVRELRREGVLHPRVNIAYHEDLNEVHVNCDRGRVVRPLLVVEDGEVKLTEEHLEKLREGEISWKDLEEEGVIEFLDAEEEENALIAQSLEEFYSMPKEERKKYTHVELDPAAIFGTCCSCIPWPESNSAPRNTMGTNMTRQALGFYAANHPLRMESRGHLLYYPHRPLVKTRGTEAFDYDERPAGQNMIVAVLTYEGYNMEDAIIMNKSAIERGLARSFFFKTFEDEARTYPGGMKDKFCIPEKEVRGYRSEDAYKHLGEDGLAEVGERVEGRDVIIGKTSPPRFLEEFRPEELPAEERRESSTAIRHTDSGIVDSVIITETSDGHKLVKVRIRDERVPELGDKFSSRHGQKGVIGMIVPEEDMPFTEDGITPDLILNPHALPSRETMAHILETLAGKAAALSGKRIDGSAFTSNPKEAYEEIKKMLRELGFEPTGKEVMYDGRTGQKLEAEVFIGVCLYRKLYHMVKDKYHARSRGPVQVLTRQPTEGRAREGGLRFGEMERDDLVAWGTSLFLKERLLDESDKYEAYICPNCGELCYVHAATGKTICPICGEVRADRVEMSYAFKILLDELKSFCMDAVLEVGSLSEREEGEEE